A single region of the Onychomys torridus chromosome 11, mOncTor1.1, whole genome shotgun sequence genome encodes:
- the Cd244 gene encoding natural killer cell receptor 2B4, with product MLGQAVLLALFLFLRGHQGYDCSESPEDVSSISGNPLWLRPSNIQTKNVTFQWKKIQLDSPRKSDILIWNSRNHQNSPNVANNFSNTYYFNASNFALGIKSAKLQDSGPYQLEITNSSGKLCTKKFQILILDHVGKPYLQGQWKISADGMCQLSLYCLVSKDDNVSYALYRGSKRISEQRNVTYLENLTDSSSLHTYTCTVSNKVSSANHTLNFTQGCQSVPEKVMFLPFVVIIVILVILLLGAVTCFCMWDKKRKQSQSGPIESSTIYEYVNDPQVRTNQVGHSRTSRSPSAAQESGRGQREPDRCHFEEQMPEQKPPGNGSTIYSMIQYKPSDSAPQEKCTLYSVIQPSRKSGSKKRNQNPPSNCTVYEEVGKQCLKARNPARLSRRELQNFDVYS from the exons actgcTCAGAGTCTCCTGAAGACGTCAGCAGCATTTCAGGAAATCCTCTCTGGCTGCGGCCTTCCAACATACAGACAAAAAATGTTACTTTTCAATGGAAGAAGATACAACTGGACTCACCTAGAAAATCTGATATCCTGATTTGGAATAGTCGTAATCACCAAAACTCACCTAATGTTGCTAATAATTTCAGTAATACATACTATTTTAATGCTTCGAATTTTGCTCTTGGCATCAAGTCAGCTAAGCTGCAAGATAGTGGTCCTTATCAGCTGGAGATCACCAACTCTAGTGGAAAACTTTGCACTAAGAAATTCCAGATTCTTATACTTG ATCATGTTGGGAAGCCTTACCTACAGGGCCAGTGGAAGATCTCGGCAGATGGGATGTGTCAACTGTCGCTGTACTGCTTGGTGTCCAAGGATGACAATGTGAGCTATGCTTTGTACAGAGGGAGCAAGCGGATCTCGGAACAAAGGAACGTTACTTACCTGGAGAACCTGACAGACAGCAGCAGCCTTCACACTTACACCTGCACTGTTAGCAACAAAGTCAGCTCGGCAAACCACACTCTGAACTTCACCCAGGGCTGTCAGAGTGTCCCTGAAA AAGTCATGTTTCTGCCCTTTGTGGTGATCATCGTTATTCTAGTCATACTATTGCTCGGTGCTGTCACTTGCTTCTGCATGTGGGATAAGAAGAGAAAGCAGTCAC AGTCTGGCCCTATTGAATCTTCAACAATATATGAATATGTCAATGACCCACAAGTCAGGACGAATCAAGTAGGGCATTCTAGGACCTCAAGATCTCCTTCAGCTGCCCAGGAAAGTGGAAGGGGGCAAAGAGAACCAGACAGGTGTCATTTCGAG GAGCAGATGCCGGAGCAGAAACCCCCTGGAAATGGAAGTACCATCTACTCTATGATTCAGTACAAG CCTTCTGATTCTGCACCTCAAGAAAAATGTACACTATATTCAGTAATCCAGCCGTCCAGGAAG TCTGGATCCAAGAAGAGGAACCAGAACCCTCCCTCAAATTGTACTGTGTATGAAGAG GTTGGAAAGCAATGCCTCAAAGCCCGCAACCCTGCCCGACTGAGCCGCAGGGAGCTACAGAATTTTGATGTTTATTCCTAG